A portion of the Natronococcus sp. AD-5 genome contains these proteins:
- a CDS encoding translation initiation factor eIF-2B, giving the protein MIDETVEEIKDMQTHSSSVVAVNATRALEELLEREFATLEEYERALERNGSVLRRANPSHASLQNAVREVVDDVTEADVDSVDEAKRLTQERIDTVVSRVESGKDLAAENAVEHLEDGATLLTHDYSSTVLEALERAVEAGKEFDVYITEARPRFIGRKTARSLADLEGVDATLITDSAHGVYLEECDRVVIGMDCIVDETLYNRVGTLPIASTANQLGVPVTVVGSASKIVGSGFVFENEFRSGSEVMSEPAEGFTIENPSYDATPVSLLESVVTDEGRQEF; this is encoded by the coding sequence ATGATCGATGAGACGGTCGAGGAGATCAAGGACATGCAGACGCACAGCTCCTCGGTAGTGGCCGTGAACGCGACTCGCGCGCTCGAGGAACTGCTCGAGCGCGAGTTCGCCACCCTCGAGGAGTACGAGCGCGCCCTCGAGCGGAACGGCTCGGTCCTCCGGCGGGCCAACCCCTCGCACGCCTCGCTCCAGAACGCGGTGCGGGAGGTCGTCGACGACGTGACCGAAGCCGACGTCGACAGCGTCGACGAGGCCAAGCGACTCACCCAGGAGCGGATCGACACGGTCGTCTCCCGGGTCGAGTCGGGGAAAGATCTGGCCGCCGAAAACGCCGTCGAGCACCTCGAGGACGGCGCGACGCTGCTGACCCACGACTACTCCTCGACCGTCCTCGAGGCCCTCGAGCGCGCCGTCGAGGCGGGCAAGGAGTTCGACGTCTACATCACCGAGGCCCGGCCGCGCTTCATCGGCCGCAAGACCGCCCGGTCGCTCGCCGACCTCGAGGGCGTCGACGCGACGCTGATCACCGACAGCGCGCACGGGGTCTACCTCGAGGAGTGCGATCGGGTCGTCATCGGCATGGACTGCATCGTCGACGAGACGCTGTACAACCGCGTCGGCACGCTCCCCATCGCGTCGACGGCGAACCAGCTCGGCGTCCCCGTCACCGTCGTCGGTTCCGCCTCGAAGATCGTCGGGAGCGGCTTCGTCTTCGAGAACGAGTTCCGGTCGGGAAGCGAAGTCATGTCCGAGCCGGCCGAAGGGTTCACGATCGAGAACCCGTCCTACGACGCCACGCCCGTTTCCCTGCTCGAGAGCGTCGTTACCGACGAGGGCCGCCAGGAGTTCTAG
- a CDS encoding Gfo/Idh/MocA family protein: MIGAGIGVGIVGLGGMGHLHARNVEEFGADVVAGADLVENQRQQFAAEFGAKTYETHEGLVVDDDVDAVIVTTPNRFHEPITIDALEAGCHVLVEKPLAHTLESAERIADAAAEAAGICMVGFHNRHAASMAMFDQQDERSRFGDLTHVEANYVRRRGVPGPGSWFTDPDLAGGGSLLDIGVHALDLALYAMDFPEIVEVSGIARSTFGRNDEYADPDGFGDAWDASAETYEVDDSVSAFIRCEGGKTISLEAAWATNREPSMDFRVRGTDAGAQFDIGSTDMDILEAGTAGCDHYADVNMTGDSSLTGHKEQDATFLETVAAGIEPQTNTVEEALTVQRVIDAIYRSSETGRAQRIETPERERTEPAGSAESAESAEPAGSAESAEPAELEASQQID; the protein is encoded by the coding sequence GTGATCGGAGCCGGAATCGGTGTGGGAATCGTCGGTCTCGGCGGGATGGGCCACCTCCACGCGCGAAACGTCGAAGAGTTCGGTGCGGACGTCGTCGCCGGAGCGGACCTCGTCGAGAACCAGCGACAGCAGTTCGCCGCCGAATTCGGGGCGAAAACCTACGAAACCCACGAGGGACTCGTCGTCGACGACGACGTCGACGCCGTCATCGTGACCACGCCGAACCGGTTTCACGAACCGATCACCATCGACGCGCTCGAGGCCGGCTGTCACGTCCTCGTCGAGAAACCGCTCGCGCACACGCTCGAGAGCGCGGAACGGATCGCCGACGCGGCGGCCGAAGCCGCCGGGATCTGCATGGTCGGCTTCCACAACCGCCACGCCGCGTCGATGGCGATGTTCGACCAACAAGACGAGCGCAGTCGGTTCGGCGACCTGACCCACGTCGAGGCGAACTACGTTCGCCGACGCGGGGTTCCGGGTCCCGGCTCGTGGTTCACCGATCCCGATCTCGCCGGGGGCGGTTCCTTGCTCGACATCGGCGTCCACGCGCTCGACCTCGCGCTGTACGCGATGGACTTCCCGGAGATCGTCGAGGTCAGCGGCATCGCCAGATCGACCTTCGGCAGGAACGACGAGTACGCCGACCCCGACGGCTTCGGCGACGCCTGGGACGCGTCGGCCGAAACCTACGAGGTCGACGACTCCGTCAGCGCGTTCATCCGGTGTGAAGGCGGCAAAACGATCTCGCTCGAGGCCGCCTGGGCGACGAACCGCGAACCGAGCATGGACTTCCGCGTGCGCGGCACCGACGCGGGCGCGCAGTTCGACATCGGTTCCACCGACATGGACATCCTCGAGGCCGGAACCGCCGGCTGCGATCACTACGCCGACGTCAACATGACCGGCGACTCCTCGCTGACCGGCCACAAGGAGCAGGACGCGACGTTCCTCGAGACCGTCGCCGCGGGTATCGAACCCCAGACGAACACCGTCGAGGAGGCGCTGACCGTCCAGCGCGTGATCGACGCCATCTATCGCTCGAGCGAGACGGGCCGCGCACAGCGGATCGAGACGCCCGAGCGCGAACGAACCGAGCCGGCTGGATCTGCTGAGTCGGCTGAGTCGGCCGAGCCGGCCGGATCTGCTGAGTCGGCCGAGCCGGCCGAACTCGAGGCCTCGCAGCAGATCGACTGA
- a CDS encoding TIGR00341 family protein — protein sequence MRLVQVFVPRGDLELVLETADATGVDYAVSEETSRGEFEALVSIPVPPAAVEPLLAELRTAGLDPDSYTVVTAAETIVSNRTAGLSGEFEGTRISREELQSRAEDLAPAASTYFVLLAVSTVIATAGLLLDSAATIIGAMVVAPLMGPALAASVGVVVDDEELATRGVVLQITGLALAVLTAAAIGSLLRGTVLLPPGFDITTVPQIDERITPNLLALFLALGSGVAGAVSLIRNVGSVLVGVAIAVALVPPAATVGLGIAWGHPTVVLTAGTLVLVNLLSINVTALILLWVSGYRPHRTDRIDRVYGRLRSRVVVLLVAIAVLSVVLGGVTYGTYQTATVEHDIQTELEAMSDDPALADLQFRETGVEYDLVDVYTDTRPSVVVLVERPPGETEPPDFADAVRERLETATGVDLEVTVELVDTQRSG from the coding sequence ATGCGTCTCGTACAGGTGTTCGTTCCGCGCGGCGATCTGGAGCTCGTCCTCGAGACGGCGGACGCGACGGGGGTCGATTACGCGGTCTCCGAGGAGACGAGCCGCGGAGAGTTCGAAGCGCTCGTCTCGATCCCCGTTCCGCCGGCGGCCGTCGAACCGCTGCTCGCGGAGCTCCGCACCGCCGGCCTGGACCCGGACTCTTACACCGTCGTCACGGCCGCTGAGACGATCGTTTCGAACAGGACCGCCGGCCTGTCCGGCGAGTTCGAGGGGACCAGAATCTCGCGGGAGGAGCTGCAGTCGCGGGCGGAAGACCTCGCGCCCGCCGCATCGACGTACTTCGTCCTGCTCGCGGTGAGCACCGTCATCGCGACGGCCGGGCTGTTGCTCGACTCCGCGGCGACGATTATCGGTGCGATGGTCGTCGCGCCGCTCATGGGACCGGCGCTCGCGGCGAGCGTCGGCGTCGTGGTCGACGACGAGGAGCTCGCGACCCGCGGCGTCGTCCTCCAGATAACCGGCCTCGCGCTCGCGGTCCTGACGGCCGCCGCGATCGGCTCGCTGCTGCGGGGCACGGTGTTGCTCCCGCCCGGGTTCGATATCACGACGGTTCCCCAGATCGACGAACGGATCACTCCGAACCTGCTCGCGCTGTTTCTCGCCCTCGGATCCGGAGTGGCCGGGGCGGTCAGCCTCATCCGAAACGTCGGGTCGGTGCTCGTCGGCGTCGCGATCGCGGTCGCGCTCGTCCCGCCCGCCGCGACCGTCGGCCTCGGCATCGCCTGGGGCCACCCGACGGTCGTCCTCACCGCCGGCACGCTCGTTCTCGTCAACCTGCTCTCGATCAACGTGACCGCGCTGATCCTGCTGTGGGTCTCGGGGTACCGTCCCCATCGTACGGATCGGATCGACCGCGTCTACGGCCGACTGCGTTCGCGAGTCGTCGTACTCCTCGTCGCGATCGCGGTGCTCTCGGTGGTCCTCGGCGGCGTCACTTACGGCACCTACCAGACCGCGACCGTCGAGCACGACATCCAAACCGAACTCGAGGCGATGAGCGACGATCCGGCCCTCGCTGACCTGCAGTTCCGGGAGACCGGCGTCGAGTACGACCTCGTCGACGTGTACACCGATACCCGGCCGTCGGTGGTCGTACTCGTCGAACGGCCGCCTGGAGAGACGGAACCGCCCGATTTCGCCGACGCGGTTCGCGAACGGCTGGAAACTGCGACCGGCGTCGATCTCGAGGTCACCGTCGAACTGGTCGACACGCAGCGAAGCGGGTGA
- a CDS encoding ThuA domain-containing protein, which translates to MVAVTIWNEFRHEQEDDDAAAVYPDGIHATIADALEDDHEVRTATLDEPEHGLTEAVLDETDVLLWWGHIAHDEVADEVVDRVQERVLEGMGLLVLHSGHFSKVFKRLMGTTCNLQWREDGARERLWVVDPGHPIADGLGESIELPETEMYGEPFDVPEPDRLVFTSWFEGGEVFRSGCCYRRGNGRIFYFRPGHETYPIYENEEVRRVLRNAVDWASPTDGSPRTFGERA; encoded by the coding sequence ATGGTCGCAGTCACGATCTGGAACGAGTTCCGACACGAGCAGGAAGACGATGACGCCGCTGCGGTCTACCCCGACGGGATCCACGCGACGATCGCCGACGCCCTCGAGGACGACCACGAGGTGCGAACGGCGACGCTCGACGAACCCGAACACGGACTCACCGAGGCGGTCCTCGACGAGACGGACGTCTTGCTCTGGTGGGGTCACATCGCCCACGACGAGGTCGCGGACGAGGTCGTCGACCGCGTCCAGGAGCGCGTGCTCGAGGGGATGGGGCTGCTCGTCTTGCACTCCGGGCACTTCTCGAAAGTTTTCAAGCGACTCATGGGAACGACGTGCAACCTCCAGTGGCGCGAGGACGGCGCGAGGGAGCGACTGTGGGTCGTCGACCCCGGCCACCCGATCGCCGACGGGCTCGGCGAGTCGATCGAACTCCCGGAGACGGAGATGTACGGCGAGCCGTTCGACGTCCCCGAGCCCGACCGGCTGGTATTCACGAGCTGGTTCGAGGGCGGCGAAGTGTTCCGCAGCGGCTGCTGTTACCGCCGCGGGAACGGACGGATCTTCTACTTCCGGCCGGGCCACGAGACGTACCCGATCTACGAGAACGAGGAGGTTCGGCGGGTGCTTCGAAACGCCGTCGACTGGGCGAGTCCGACCGACGGCTCTCCGCGAACGTTCGGCGAGCGGGCGTAA
- a CDS encoding ester cyclase has product MATTADQNKELVRRDIEEVWNEGNYDLIDELYAEDFVHHDPAYPDKIRGPDEQKEFARMYRTILGGPKVTIEELISEGDVVTLRWTSHGKHEKEFMGVEPTHEEVTVEGMWMARIEDGKIAELWNNYDALGLLT; this is encoded by the coding sequence ATGGCAACAACAGCCGATCAAAACAAGGAACTCGTAAGGCGAGACATCGAGGAAGTCTGGAACGAGGGGAACTACGATCTTATCGACGAATTGTATGCCGAAGACTTCGTTCATCACGACCCCGCATATCCCGACAAAATTCGTGGGCCAGACGAGCAAAAGGAGTTCGCAAGGATGTACAGAACCATCTTGGGGGGACCGAAGGTTACCATTGAGGAACTGATCTCGGAAGGAGACGTGGTTACCCTTCGCTGGACCAGCCACGGAAAACACGAGAAAGAGTTTATGGGGGTTGAGCCGACGCACGAAGAAGTCACGGTGGAAGGAATGTGGATGGCGCGAATCGAAGATGGCAAGATCGCCGAGCTGTGGAATAACTACGACGCACTCGGACTTCTGACGTAA
- a CDS encoding DUF5783 family protein: MTQFDPEKFEEKYVYYFEELERAYSNAYQQLHGRYDSEILRAIDRKVLSESEPVYRGNGEFDVELPDDRVETVRASVEDDEQFDDVLEEFVDRIENELVRIFEFDA, from the coding sequence GTGACCCAGTTCGATCCCGAGAAGTTCGAGGAGAAGTACGTCTACTACTTCGAGGAACTCGAGCGGGCGTACTCGAACGCCTACCAGCAGTTGCACGGCCGGTACGACTCCGAGATCCTCCGCGCGATCGACCGAAAGGTGTTGAGCGAGAGCGAACCCGTCTATCGGGGGAACGGCGAGTTCGACGTCGAGCTGCCGGACGACCGCGTCGAGACGGTTCGAGCCAGCGTCGAGGACGACGAGCAGTTCGACGACGTTCTCGAGGAGTTCGTCGATCGGATCGAGAACGAACTGGTTCGGATCTTCGAGTTCGACGCCTGA